One Microplitis mediator isolate UGA2020A chromosome 3, iyMicMedi2.1, whole genome shotgun sequence DNA segment encodes these proteins:
- the LOC130666066 gene encoding chymotrypsin-2-like isoform X1: MFTKSIISVLTLALVFASFQADVYGKSPNKITGGVRAFLYEFPSIVSIRFYGQQLCAGVFITTKHVLTAAHCLAEDNYFQTGVDLYPASEITIGSGSDNCYFPKVIHKIKGFRIHPRYLGSYNRNINDIAIITLEKPIIPNPLQQIIRLPSVHTGVGLQSAVAGWGTSYEGEGKPSELLKKAFVRTISNAECQRRNHVFIYSGQLCCSQNYGVGFCDGDSGGPLVHGGEVIGIVSMSFNCGKGTPDVYTRVHSYLPWIRANIQ, encoded by the exons atgTTTACAAAAAGTATTATTAGTGTTCTAACTTTAGCTCTAGTCTTCGCATCATTTCAag CAGATGTATACGGAAAATCACCCAATAAAATCACTGGCGGTGTACGAGCATTTCTTTATGAGTTTCCATCGATCGTATCAATACGTTTTTACGGACAACAGCTTTGCGCAGGAGTATTTATAACAACAAAACACGTACTAACAGCCGCGCATTGCCTGGCGGAAGACAACTATTTCCAAACTGGCGTCGATTTGTACCCGGCTTCCGAAATAACCATAGGGTCGGGGAGCGATAATTGCTACTTTCCGAAAGTAATCCATAAAATTAAGGGTTTTAGAATCCATCCTCGGTATCTGGGATCATATAACAGAAATATCAATGACATTGCCATCATAACG TTGGAAAAGCCAATAATTCCTAATCCATTACAACAAATAATAAGATTACCAAGCGTACATACTGGAGTTGGTCTACAGTCTGCAGTCGCTGGATGGGGAACTTCGTATGAAGGCGAAGGAAAACCATCAGAATTACTGAAGAAAGCTTTTGTTAGGACAATAAGTAATGCTGAATGCCAACGTCGTAatcatgtttttatttatagtggaCAACTTTGTTGTTCTCAAAATTATGGAGTTGGTTTTTGTGAC gGTGACAGCGGCGGTCCCCTGGTACACGGCGGGGAAGTTATTGGTATCGTATCAATGTCGTTTAATTGCGGTAAAGGGACTCCAGATGTTTACACCCGAGTTCACTCGTACTTACCATGGATAAGAGCAAATATCCAGTAA
- the LOC130666066 gene encoding chymotrypsin-2-like isoform X2 encodes MFTKSIISVLTLALVFASFQDVYGKSPNKITGGVRAFLYEFPSIVSIRFYGQQLCAGVFITTKHVLTAAHCLAEDNYFQTGVDLYPASEITIGSGSDNCYFPKVIHKIKGFRIHPRYLGSYNRNINDIAIITLEKPIIPNPLQQIIRLPSVHTGVGLQSAVAGWGTSYEGEGKPSELLKKAFVRTISNAECQRRNHVFIYSGQLCCSQNYGVGFCDGDSGGPLVHGGEVIGIVSMSFNCGKGTPDVYTRVHSYLPWIRANIQ; translated from the exons atgTTTACAAAAAGTATTATTAGTGTTCTAACTTTAGCTCTAGTCTTCGCATCATTTCAag ATGTATACGGAAAATCACCCAATAAAATCACTGGCGGTGTACGAGCATTTCTTTATGAGTTTCCATCGATCGTATCAATACGTTTTTACGGACAACAGCTTTGCGCAGGAGTATTTATAACAACAAAACACGTACTAACAGCCGCGCATTGCCTGGCGGAAGACAACTATTTCCAAACTGGCGTCGATTTGTACCCGGCTTCCGAAATAACCATAGGGTCGGGGAGCGATAATTGCTACTTTCCGAAAGTAATCCATAAAATTAAGGGTTTTAGAATCCATCCTCGGTATCTGGGATCATATAACAGAAATATCAATGACATTGCCATCATAACG TTGGAAAAGCCAATAATTCCTAATCCATTACAACAAATAATAAGATTACCAAGCGTACATACTGGAGTTGGTCTACAGTCTGCAGTCGCTGGATGGGGAACTTCGTATGAAGGCGAAGGAAAACCATCAGAATTACTGAAGAAAGCTTTTGTTAGGACAATAAGTAATGCTGAATGCCAACGTCGTAatcatgtttttatttatagtggaCAACTTTGTTGTTCTCAAAATTATGGAGTTGGTTTTTGTGAC gGTGACAGCGGCGGTCCCCTGGTACACGGCGGGGAAGTTATTGGTATCGTATCAATGTCGTTTAATTGCGGTAAAGGGACTCCAGATGTTTACACCCGAGTTCACTCGTACTTACCATGGATAAGAGCAAATATCCAGTAA
- the LOC130666114 gene encoding slit homolog 2 protein-like gives MPNTVLIFILTAVYILNTKAQNVTIETVTNTTLPSIEPTGVTSTSFDPEQSHDSTTESSTLPSEEISHKNDSVQTEVIQKFDSPWECPNFTKKNVECSCDFPHTLRCTGDRTALQTINQHLKSSREGAISLLDLTVTGISTLPAKFLEDVALHGLVISTGELRRVNDNAFTGLVRPLQALGLPNNLLESVPTSALAQLNGLDRLDLSQNKLHTLEANSLKSLASLTYLDLSDNLLSQLSPQAFGPLKQLRSLKMRGNRLSVSALSALRGLKNLEELDLSSNLLIGPLGPNLLPSMPKLRFLTLSENELINVEQGALAGLKNLTYLSLSHNQIDVLEDHSFKYLSTLTRLDLASNRIVAVSSASLAHLENLVTLDLTHNFLRSLTADLVVPLTSLQDLRLDDNDITMVSSEVPTSKLKLKRLSLADNPLNCDCTLLDFANWLSNSPLDEEEKNSAVCATPPALENGILTQVSPGSLLCGDPTPPIMTKVPLARDQLTLKEFHYDKSGVNILWNVEPCSESYTCDSLIVYEATGNSEVEIESKTLHCDSRFMANPCTLPVAIPASVNLQVGRNYRYCIVLLVPSEQGNLSLGLGCSDIIPLEETPKWTNRDAQNIAPSPSTTFPSTTVPSIRQDSHRITGVHVNVSEQGFLHVDISLSSIESSNSACELFVVVFAGEAALHRRRLNCTLAYAEMTGLIPGRYKVCASLNNYDEGHENDSGSSRCVEVQAFKQNIDLIILIAVVVSCALFVTIIMFIRNLIKKIKTPQIQTQCFLPAQELEITHKAHYIKLLATTKV, from the exons ATGCCGAATactgttttaatatttatactgacagcagtatatattttaaacacCAAAGCACAAAATGTGACTATTGAAACAGTAACGAATACAACTCTGCCATCGATAGAACCTACAGGCGTAACTTCAACTTCTTTTGATCCTGAGCAATCTCATGACTCGACAACAGAATCATCAACTTTACCATCGGAAGAAATTTCGCATAAAAACGATTCCGTTCAAACAgaagtaattcaaaaatttgatagcCCGTGGGAGTGTCCgaatttcactaaaaaaaatgtcgagtGTTCCTGTGACTTTCCTCATACTTTAAGATGTACTGGAGACCGGACAGCATTGCAG acaATAAATCAGCATTTAAAAAGCAGCCGCGAAGGAGCAATATCACTGTTAGACTTAACAGTGACGGGAATTTCAACGCTTccggcaaaatttttagaagaCGTTGCTCTTCACGGTCTCGTAATATCTACCGGTGAATTACGACGTGTCAATGACAATGCGTTCACTGGTTTAGTGAGACCACTACAGGCACTTGGGTTGCCCAACAATCTTTTGGAGTCGGTTCCCACTTCGGCTTTGGCCCAACTCAATGGTCTAGACAGGCTAGATTTATcgcaaaataaattacatacgTTGGAAGCCAATTCTttaaaa agtCTCGCTAGTCTGACGTACCTGGATCTTAGCGACAATTTATTATCCCAATTGTCTCCGCAAGCATTTGGGCCATTGAAGCAACTGAGGTCGTTAAAAATGCGCGGCAATCGATTAAGCGTTTCAGCATTATCTGCACTACGTGGATTGAAAAATCTTGAAGAACTGGATCTATCTAGTAACTTACTTATTGGTCCTCTGGGACCTAATTTACTGCCATCAATGCCCAAGTTGAGATTCCTAACTCTCTCGGAGAATGAACTTATTAATGTCGAGCAGGGCGCACTTGCCggtcttaaaaatttaacatatcTCAGTTTGAGTCACAATCAA ATTGACGTCCTCGAGGATCATTCTTTCAAATATTTGTCAACTTTGACTCGGTTGGACCTCGCGAGCAATCGAATCGTAGCAGTTTCTAGCGCGTCGTTGGCTCACTTGGAAAATTTAGTGACTTTGGATCTCACTCACAATTTTCTGCGTTCTCTGACAGCTGATCTGGTGGTTCCACTAACGAGCCTACAAGATTTGCGCCTAGATGACAATGACATCACTATGGTATCCAGCGAAGTTCCCACATCTAAATTGAAACTAAAGCGGCTGTCTCTTGCCGACAATCCACTTAATTGTGACTGCACGCTTCTGGATTTCGCGAACTGGCTGAGCAACTCACCGTTggatgaagaagaaaaaaattctgctGTTTGCGCAACACCCCCAGCTCTAGAAAATGGAATCCTGACCCAGGTGTCACCGGGCAGTTTGCTCTGTGGCGATCCCACACCGCCAATAATGACCAAAGTACCGTTAGCACGCGACCAATTGACTCTCAAAGAATTCCACTACGACAAATCTGGAGTTAATATTCTATGGAACGTGGAACCTTGCAGCGAAAGCTACACCTGCGACAGTTTGATTGTCTATGAAGCTACCGGGAACTCGGAAGTTGAAATAGAATCCAAGACACTCCATTGCGATTCCCGGTTTATGGCAAATCCTTGCACGCTTCCCGTAGCGATTCCTGCGTCAGTGAATCTTCAAGTCGGCCGAAATTACAGGTACTGCATAGTTCTCCTCGTGCCTTCGGAACAAGGCAATTTGTCACTAGGTCTAGGGTGCAGTGACATAATTCCTCTTGAAGAAACACCAAAATGGACCAATCGAGACGCACAGAATATTGCTCCCAGCCCTTCGACAACTTTTCCAAGCACCACAGTCCCATCAATCCGACAAGATTCCCACAGAATTACCGGCGTCCATGTAAACGTATCCGAACAAGGATTTCTTCACGTCGATATCAGTCTATCGTCAATAGAATCCTCAAACTCAGCGTGTGAATTATTTGTCGTCGTCTTTGCAGGCGAAGCTGCTCTCCACCGAAGAAGATTAAACTGCACTCTAGCTTACGCTGAAATGACCGGACTTATTCCCGGCAGATACAAAGTTTGCGcgagtttgaataattatGATGAAGGCCACGAGAATGATAGCGGGAGCTCTAGATGTGTTGAAGTGCAGGCATTCAAACAAAACAttgacttaattattttaattgccgTTGTGGTGTCGTGCGCGTTAtttgtaacaattattatgtttattcgtaatttgattaaaaaaataaagacccCGCAAATACAGACCCAGTGTTTTTTACCCGCGCAAGAACTTGAAATCACTCATAAAGCGCATTACATTAAATTACTTGCTACGACAAAAGTCTGA
- the LOC130666115 gene encoding dynein regulatory complex protein 11-like, with protein MSDKFYDDLWLEAKKEISKLVAQDIAAQENELTEEAALKKLMPIYLKYRKVTKTLLLCYEQTIQSQKREIIEKFVGCSIGRMLEYKREIVKLNCSEYECPDDLLIKSKWTPNDIEISSPTMSANNQLWQHKKHEIDEQAFKKAVLMIQSHERARVGRKIAIRTRKQKEYNEKLMSGEISLEKEKENEKKIHKAVVTIQKLWRGFYARKLLRERANRLEELLGMASSSRDDQVLKKDEDNIKRRLDLRSRALADFEMRKNEQKSRVFEIKSPELMEDITDEIREWFRLWYNQVGHFGIFPPASDGGSVLIATEQVPSPQEFLSPQEKSDDKIESGDWVMPKSKVLDTLVELNRQYSYDWELQDDFMGDIYHEVQLETREIVDDSMRLELKRLNKALIKDHKDDKVKFKIPKAKGKRKKQKKSKSPDVSKIQEMFDELVETNIIKKYENVRLDEWVSDISYGESKLKNSLGNVKQAVIDYCILPMRSKQVHKLAPLTKSICIAGLPRSGKKLLANIICTEAGATLIDLTPSNLANYREKVTEKKLIKMVIAVARFYPSAVIILIDGGDKPWWKKVPPVEKDTKPKRLARLLPKIIKSISPGDQILVLGIAHEPWKSKKPFYKFYKKFIIIPPTDYNSLFIFYQKIISKYHGLDKNLDISSLARVTVGYPLGAVKEVLENILNVKRRLNLKSRPLKCEEILSELINHDPTQVVKQFKKFESKVKK; from the exons atgtctgataaattttatgatgaccTCTGGTTGGAagcaaaaaaagaaatatcaaaattagTGGCCCAAGATATTGCGGCCCAAGAAAACGAACTGACTGAAGAAGCTGcgctgaaaaaattaatgccGATTTATTTgaa ataTCGTAAAGTTACAAAAACTCTGCTGTTGTGTTATGAACAAACAATCCAGAGCCAAAAGAGAGAAATCATTGAGAAATTTGTTGGGTGTTCAATCGGCCGGATGCTTGAGTACAAGAGAGAAATTGTGAAACTGAATTGCTCAGAATATGA GTGCCCAGATGACCTgctaattaaaagtaaatggACGCCAAACGATATTGAAATATCATCGCCAACCATGTCAGCCAATAATCAATTGTGGCAGCATAAAAAAc atgaAATTGATGAGCAAGCATTTAAAAAAGCTGTTTTGATGATACAGAGTCACGAAAGAGCTAGAGTCGGTAGAAAAATCGCTATCAGGA cCCGAAAACAGAAagaatataatgaaaaattgatgTCAGGAGAAATTTCGCTtgagaaagaaaaagaaaatgaaaaaaaaattcacaaagcTGTGGTgactattcaaaaattatggcGAGGCTTTTATGCCCGGAAACTTTTACGAGAGCGAGCGAATCGGTTGGAAGAATTATTGGGAATGGCTTCCAGTTCCAGAGATGACCAAGTTCTGAAAAAGGATGAGGACAACATAAAACGACGGCTAGACTTACGATCGCGAGCGTTAGCTGATTTTGAGATGAGGAAAAATGAACAAAAGTCTCGAgtgtttgaaataaaaagcccTGAGCTTATGGAAGACATTACTGACGAAATTCGTGAATGGTTTAGGCTTTGGTACAATCAAGTTGGccattttggaatttttccgCCGGCTTCTGATGGAGGATCGGTTTTGATCGCTACCGAGCAGGTTCCAAGTCCGCAAGAATTTTTAAGTCCACAGGAAAAAAGTGATGACAAGATAGAGTCCGGAGATTGGGTAATGCCGAAGTCAAAAGTTCTTGATACTTTAGTTGAGTTAAATCGACAGTATTCATATGACTGGGAGTTACAAGATGATTTTATGGGTGATATTTATCATGAAGTTCAATTGGAAACCCGTGAAATTGTTGATGATTCAATGAGACTTGAACTGAAGCGTCTTAACAAAGCTTTGATCAAAGATCACAAAGACGATAaagtcaaattcaaaattcccaAAGCCAAAGGCAAGCgcaaaaaacaaaagaaatcGAAATCGCCGGATGTTAGTAAAATTCAAGAAATGTTTGATGAATTAGTTgaaacaaatataataaaaaagtatgaaaatgTTAGATTAGATGAATGGGTCAGCGACATTTCTTACGGAGaatcaaagttaaaaaatagtctAGGTAACGTCAAACAAGCGGTTATCGATTACTGCATTCTTCCGATGCGATCAAAACAAGTCCATAAACTAGCGCCGTTAACTAAATCAATTTGCATCGCCGGCTTACCGAGAtcaggaaaaaaattactcgctAATATAATCTGTACTGAAGCCGGCGCTACTTTGATAGACTTAACACCTAGTAATTTAGCCAATTACCGAGAAAAggtgacagaaaaaaaattaataaaaatggtaATAGCTGTGGCGAGATTCTATCCGTCAgctgtaattattttgatcGATGGCGGCGATAAGCCCTGGTGGAAGAAAGTGCCACCGGTTGAAAAAGATACAAAACCTAAAAGGCTCGCACGATTGCTacctaaaataataaagtctATAAGCCCCGGGGATCAG atTCTCGTATTGGGAATTGCGCACGAGCCatggaaatcaaaaaaacctTTCTATAaattctacaaaaaatttataataataccGCCTACGGATTACAATTCtctgtttatattttatcagaaAATTATATCAAAATATCACGGTTTAGATAAAAATCTCGATATTTCGTCGCTGGCAAGAGTAACAGTCGGGTATCCACTGGGTGCCGTAAAAGaagttttagaaaatattttaaatgttaaacgCAGACTAAATCTAAAATCACGTCCGTTAAAATGTGAAGAAATTTTAagtgaattaattaatcatgatCCCACGCAAGTTGTAAagcaattcaaaaaatttgaaagtaaggtcaaaaaataa
- the LOC130666112 gene encoding uncharacterized protein LOC130666112: MLPVNSIKNSRRSSILKLPKKPTSSQNAESNSSPENSPSKLKRRVSFAEKKSVKEFVDSFEQGTVWDSTYEESDSSQMKLSHTEAPKPEIVSTTSFLSLALNAGQNLDMNPSSVSLRPDKIEFKFPTSEAACLLGLQTERVIVNPELLANKENMPEILSIETVESSFVEVAVDETRLVSQTPGFAVYCDEDENCLDKTNVEDVSMECTIVASDVPFAGDQDNNLDRKLKDTVYLNKSMEFTQDIPPSNCKTRFCDDRTQVFGNDSIEFTEAISSVPIKSSSLGEEKTQVFLNKSMEMTEVIPSSLPRQHVDDRTEVFHNKSMEMTEAIPSTLSRNYNEDRTRVFHNKSMEMTDVIVPLVPEMQRRNFTGERTEVFHNKSMELTQAVPVSLLSQFRQFGEDRTEVFHNKSMEITQAIPPASALAQSRRFGDDKTQVFHNNSMEMTQAILPASILPQSRHFSDDRTEVFHNKSMEITQAIPPASALAQSRRFGDDKTQVFHNNSMEMTQAILPPSILPQSRHFSEERTEFFQNKSMEITEAIPPASLMTQLRHISDDRTEVFHNKSMEMTQAILPASVLPQPRHISDDRTEFFQNKSMEITEAIPPASLMTQLRHFSDDRTEVFHNKSMEMTQAILPASSRHFSEDRTKFFQNKSMEITEAIPPASLMTRLRHISDDRTEVFHNKSMEMTQAIPSASLLAQSRRFGDDRTEVFHNKSMEMTQAIPPASQIIQSRHFSDDRTQVFHNKSMEITQAILPASILPQPINFDEEKTRVFHNKSMELTEAINSLQAPLTNRSILSKPTAQDLEIDHNYFMENTVSINPSLKRNYHCIADTKTPKSAVSSPNAKNPRDCRPPVDRKASMEALHRILHQDLNKDNDLCPSFLSKSPTVSNENDRADDSMEMTAAIPSIRASASGARESLVVSDTTAVEPNDSSSLSASDSFEENQGPGSESQSDSVNQSTDSVNNENSSDRFTEMMSRHEDQFDFDGRVSLQETPSFIYTNDADLSVDQDVDAPQVSQSLNNDSDDSTLVESSNLSKDSSDLSQSSELDESNNRESSTDDIPEDLSGNDINLNYSDKVTCDPSESRLKRSISDEDSEEVEKKKLILTCAEDNQVKDDSAESDALLNDSVDSQVNRTQDDSMDVSLAVNESLEVLDDKKINIPEIGYLEPSDINIRLQKLILRDQLVNRKLKETQQNIREAKAKLKKLPKKIECVTEDIVDQTPYQLLKAGLEDYAKRKECVWKIHTINPAVVCIEFYKTSLIFGVRVNVAEPEEEITKICIVPRVSDNDTEMLKLTDRLITRKIDCDRLMENHKNYADIPKLIALVTEQVVFVYDFYEELKKLYRASVMDIFGDIVSVTVRTKKMETIIKLKINIASFPLINPDDIEVTNILGSVRDKDVKNLIKNVKPTPKLLTLYINDVKQLLELLAIANSKI, from the exons AT GTTACCAGtgaactcaataaaaaattcaaggagGTCTTcg ATCTTGAAGTTACCAAAAAAACCGACGTCTTCACAAAATGCTGAGTCGAATTCATCACCGGAAAATAGTCCGTCAAAACTCAAGCGCAGAGTCAGTTTCGCTGAGAAAAAAAGTGTCAA agaGTTCGTTGATTCATTCGAGCAGGGAACGGTATGGGACAGCACCTACGAGGAGAGTGACTCCAGTCAGATGAAACTGAGCCATACGGAAGCTCCAAAACCCGAGATAGTTTCGACTACTAGTTTTTTAAGCCTCGCTTTGAATGCAGGTCAAAACTTGGACATGAATCCGTCTTCTGTTTCCTTACGTCCGGATAAAATAGAGTTCAAGTTTCCAACATCGGAGGCTGCGTGTCTTCTGGGACTCCAGACTGAACGCGTGATAGTAAATCCCGAGCTGCTGGCTAACAAAGAAAACATGCCGGAGATTTTAAGTATAGAGACCGTAGAGAGTTCTTTTGTCGAAGTTGCCGTCGACGAAACGAGACTCGTCAGTCAGACCCCAGGGTTCGCGGTCTACTGCGACGAAGATGAAAATTGTTTGGATAAAACTAATGTCGAAGATGTTTCTATGGAATGTACGATAGTCGCTTCAGATGTTCCTTTTGCTGGAGATCAGGATAATAATTtagatagaaaattaaaagacacagtatatttaaataaatcgatGGAATTTACTCAAGATATTCCGCCATCAAATTGCAAGACGCGATTTTGTGATGACAGGACTCAGGTGTTCGGTAACGATTCTATAGAATTTACTGAGGCCATTTCGTCAGTTCCAATAAAATCCAGTAGTTTAGGTGAAGAAAAAACTCAGGTCTTCTTAAATAAATCGATGGAGATGACAGAAGTCATTCCTTCAAGTCTACCACGGCAGCATGTTGATGACAGAACCGAAGTATTCCATAATAAGTCAATGGAAATGACTGAAGCCATACCATCGACATTGAGTCGTAATTATAATGAAGATAGAACTAGAGTTTTCCATAATAAATCCATGGAGATGACGGATGTAATAGTTCCTCTGGTACCTGAAATGCAGCGACGCAATTTTACTGGCGAAAGGACTGAAGTATTTCATAATAAGTCTATGGAATTGACTCAAGCAGTGCCAGTGTCATTACTCAGTCAATTCCGTCAGTTTGGTGAAGATAGAACAGAAGTTTTTCATAACAAATCCATGGAAATCACTCAGGCAATACCTCCAGCATCAGCGCTTGCTCAGTCTCGTCGTTTTGGTGACGACAAGACACAagtttttcataataattcaATGGAAATGACTCAGGCAATACTTCCCGCATCAATTTTACCACAATCACGTCATTTTAGTGATGATAGAACAGAAGTTTTTCATAACAAATCCATGGAAATCACTCAGGCAATACCTCCAGCATCAGCGCTTGCTCAGTCTCGTCGTTTTGGTGACGACAAGACACAagtttttcataataattcaATGGAAATGACTCAGGCAATACTTCCCCCATCAATTTTACCCCAATCACGTCATTTTAGTGAAGAAAGaacagaattttttcagaataagTCTATGGAAATTACGGAAGCGATACCTCCAGCATCACTAATGACTCAATTACGTCATATTAGTGATGATAGAACAGAAGTTTTTCATAATAAGTCGATGGAAATGACTCAGGCAATACTTCCAGCATCAGTTTTACCACAACCACGTCATATTAGTGACGATAGGacagaattttttcagaataagTCCATGGAAATTACGGAAGCGATACCTCCAGCATCACTAATGACTCAATTACGTCATTTTAGTGATGATAGAACAGAAGTTTTTCATAATAAGTCAATGGAAATGACTCAAGCAATACTTCCAGCATCATCACGTCATTTTAGTGAAGacagaacaaaattttttcagaataagTCTATGGAAATTACGGAAGCGATACCTCCAGCATCACTAATGACCCGATTACGTCATATTAGTGATGATAGAACAGAagtttttcataataaatccATGGAAATGACTCAGGCAATACCATCAGCATCATTACTTGCTCAGTCACGTCGTTTCGGTGATGATAGAACAGAAGTTTTTCATAATAAGTCCATGGAAATGACTCAGGCAATACCTCCAGCATCACAAATCATCCAGTCACGTCATTTCAGTGATGACAGGACACAAGTTTTTCATAACAAATCAATGGAAATTACCCAAGCGATACTTCCAGCATCAATTTTACCCCAGCcaattaattttgatgaaGAAAAAACTAGAGTTTTCCACAACAAATCAATGGAATTAACTGAAGCAATTAATTCTTTACAAGCTCCACTTACTAACCGGTCGATTCTATCAAAACCAACTGCTCAAGATCTAGAAATAGATCACAATTACTTTATGGAAAACACAGTATCAATAAATCCGTCTTTGAAACGCAACTATCACTGTATTGCGGACACTAAAACTCCAAAGTCAGCAGTCTCTAGTCCGAATGCTAAGAATCCTCGTGACTGCAGACCGCCCGTTGATCGAAAAGCTTCAATGGAAGCTTTGCACCGAATACTGCATCAAGATTTGAACAAAGACAACGATCTGTGCCCATCATTTTTATCCAAATCGCCGACTGTTTCAAATGAAAACGACAGAGCTGATGATTCCATGGAGATGACCGCAGCGATTCCGTCAATCCGAGCATCAGCTTCTGGTGCGAGAGAAAGTCTAGTTGTGTCTGATACCACTGCCGTTGAACCAAATGATTCTTCAAGTTTATCAGCGTCGGATTCGTTTGAAGAAAATCAGGGCCCCGGTTCTGAATCTCAGTCGGATTCAGTAAATCAGTCGACTGATTCAGTGAATAACGAAAATTCAAGTGATAGATTCACGGAAATGATGTCTAGACATGAAgatcaatttgattttgatGGTAGAGTTTCATTGCAAGAGACACCTTCATTTATTTACACCAACGATGCAGATCTTAGTGTCGATCAAGATGTCGATGCTCCTCAAGTGTCTCAATCTCTCAATAATGATTCTGATGATAGCACGCTGGTGGAATCCAGCAACTTGAGTAAAGACTCTAGCGATCTAAGTCAGTCAAGTGAACTAGATGAGAGTAATAACAGAGAATCATCAACTGATGATATTCCTGAAGATTTATCTGGcaatgatataaatttgaattattcagaCAAAGTTACTTGTGATCCAAGTGAATCTAGATTGAAACGAAGTATTTCAGATGAAGATAGTGAAGAAGTtgagaagaaaaaattaattttaacgtGTGCTGAAGACAATCAAGTGAAAGATGATTCAGCCGAATCTGATGCCCTGTTGAATGATTCAGTAGATAGTCAAGTAAATAGAACGCAAGATGATTCCATGGATGTCAGTCTGGCGGTAAATGAATCTCTAGAGGTAttggatgataaaaaaataaatattccagAGATTGGTTACTTAGAGCCCAGTGATATCAACATTCGTCTGCAAAAACTTATTCTAAGAGACCAGTTGGTTAATAGGAAATTAAAAGAGACTCAACAGAATATCCGAGAAGCCAAAGCTAAGCTCAAAAAActaccgaaaaaaattgaatgcgTGACTGAAGATATTGTTGATCAAACTCCGTACCAGTTACTAAAAGCCGGTCTCGAAGATTACGCGAAGAGGAAAGAGTGCGTTTGGAAAATCCATACCATCAATCCCGCTGTTGTCTGCATTGAATTCTACAAGACCAGTTTGATATTCGGGGTCCGGGTAAATGTGGCCGAGCCAGAGGAagaaataactaaaatttgtATTGTGCCTCGTGTCAGTGACAATGATACCGAGATGCTGAAGCTTACTGACAGATTGATAACCAGAAAGATCGACTGTGATCGGTTGATGgagaatcataaaaattacgcAGATATTCCTAAACTTATTGCTCTTGTTACCGAGCAAGTTGTCTTTGTCTACGATTTTTATgaggagttgaaaaaattgtacagAGCTAGCGTGATGGACATTTTTGGAGACAT AGTATCAGTAACAGtaagaactaaaaaaatggaGACAATTatcaaacttaaaattaatatcgcCTCATTTCCATTGATAAATCCTGATGACATAGAAGTTACTAATATATTAGGATCTGTTAG agACAAAgatgtgaaaaatttaataaaaaatgtaaaaccAACTCCGAAATTACTTACACTGTACATAAATGATGTGAAACAACTTTTAGAATTACTTGCAATCGCCAATTCAAAGATTtga